A section of the Kribbella sp. HUAS MG21 genome encodes:
- a CDS encoding carbohydrate ABC transporter permease, with translation MRRMSVGRTVCWVLLFVLLIVTLFPFYWMLRTAFSDNTQLPGHPSSLLPVETTLGAFKRVLGLATIEEAQAQGGSGAAVNFWLYLRNSLVVATVTTICQVFFSAMAAYAFARLRWPGRDKVFAVFLAALMVPPIFTTLPNFVLIKNLGLLNSFAGIILPGAFMTPFAIFFLRQFFLGINRELEEAAMIDGAGHRKIFFGLIIPMSAAPIATLAILTYINSWNDYFWPLLVGQQENVRVLTVALGVFRSQTPQGGPDWAGLMAATLIAALPMIILFLAFAKRITNSIGFSGIK, from the coding sequence ATGAGAAGGATGAGTGTCGGGCGGACGGTCTGCTGGGTGCTGCTGTTCGTCCTGCTGATCGTCACGCTGTTCCCGTTCTACTGGATGTTGCGGACGGCGTTCTCCGACAACACGCAGCTGCCGGGACATCCGAGCTCGCTGCTGCCGGTGGAGACCACGCTGGGCGCGTTCAAGCGGGTCCTCGGGCTGGCGACCATCGAGGAGGCGCAGGCGCAGGGCGGTTCCGGCGCGGCCGTGAACTTCTGGCTGTACCTGCGGAACTCGTTGGTGGTGGCAACGGTCACGACGATCTGCCAGGTGTTCTTCAGCGCGATGGCGGCGTACGCGTTCGCCCGGCTGCGGTGGCCGGGCCGGGACAAGGTGTTCGCGGTGTTCCTGGCCGCGCTGATGGTGCCGCCGATCTTCACCACGCTGCCGAACTTCGTGCTGATCAAGAACCTCGGGCTGCTGAACAGCTTCGCCGGCATCATCCTGCCGGGCGCGTTCATGACGCCGTTCGCGATCTTCTTCCTCCGGCAGTTCTTCCTCGGCATCAACCGTGAGCTCGAGGAGGCGGCGATGATCGACGGCGCCGGGCACCGGAAGATCTTCTTCGGGCTGATCATCCCGATGAGCGCGGCGCCGATCGCGACGCTGGCGATCCTGACCTACATCAACTCCTGGAACGACTACTTCTGGCCGCTGCTGGTCGGCCAGCAGGAGAACGTCCGGGTGCTGACGGTCGCGCTGGGTGTGTTCCGGTCGCAGACCCCGCAGGGCGGGCCGGACTGGGCCGGGCTGATGGCGGCGACGCTGATCGCGGCGCTGCCGATGATCATCCTGTTCCTGGCGTTCGCCAAGCGGATCACGAACTCTATCGGCTTCTCGGGGATCAAATGA
- a CDS encoding sugar ABC transporter permease, producing MTATTNAPPTRKRSHGEQAAPPEKRRSLGDLKVAMIFLAPATLGFVVFYIWPTLRGAYLSFTEYSLLSAPKFNGLANYERMVQDSFFWNALVVTVEYVVINIGVQTVLAVAIAMVMYRLTQSITVRAIILAPYLVANVVVALVWYWMLDFQVGIVNQGLGWLGIDPVAFFGDSHWAIPTVAGINVWRHMGYTALLVFAGLQMIPKYVYEAAEVDGSSEWKTFWRITLPLLRPVLVMVLVVTMIGSFQIFDTIAVTTQGGPINATRVIYFYIYERAFTRFDFGYASAMALVLFAILAIVSLVQLRLLRAKESDLA from the coding sequence GTGACCGCCACCACCAACGCACCACCTACCAGGAAACGAAGTCACGGGGAACAGGCGGCGCCGCCCGAAAAGCGGCGCAGCCTGGGCGACCTCAAGGTCGCGATGATCTTCCTCGCCCCGGCCACGCTCGGCTTCGTCGTGTTCTACATCTGGCCGACGCTGCGCGGCGCGTACCTGAGCTTCACCGAGTACAGCCTGCTGTCGGCGCCGAAGTTCAACGGGCTGGCCAACTACGAGCGGATGGTCCAGGACAGCTTCTTCTGGAACGCGCTCGTGGTCACGGTCGAGTACGTCGTGATCAACATCGGCGTGCAGACCGTGCTGGCGGTCGCGATCGCGATGGTCATGTACCGGCTGACCCAGTCGATCACCGTCCGCGCGATCATCCTGGCGCCGTACCTGGTCGCGAACGTCGTCGTCGCACTGGTCTGGTACTGGATGCTGGACTTCCAGGTCGGCATCGTGAACCAGGGACTCGGCTGGCTCGGCATCGACCCGGTCGCGTTCTTCGGCGACTCGCACTGGGCGATCCCGACGGTGGCCGGCATCAACGTGTGGCGGCACATGGGCTACACGGCACTGCTGGTGTTCGCCGGGCTGCAGATGATCCCGAAGTACGTCTACGAGGCCGCCGAGGTCGACGGGTCGAGCGAGTGGAAGACGTTCTGGCGGATCACGCTGCCGCTGCTGCGACCGGTCCTGGTGATGGTCCTGGTGGTCACCATGATCGGGTCGTTCCAGATCTTCGACACGATCGCGGTGACCACGCAGGGCGGTCCGATCAACGCGACCCGGGTCATCTACTTCTACATCTACGAGCGGGCGTTCACCCGGTTCGACTTCGGGTACGCGTCGGCGATGGCGCTGGTGCTGTTCGCGATCCTGGCGATCGTCTCGCTGGTCCAGCTGCGGCTGCTGCGGGCGAAGGAGAGTGATCTGGCATGA
- a CDS encoding alpha-galactosidase, with translation MSNIEILQLRASGVSLVLDCSGPALPSVLHWGADLGELTGDALLELRRGAGAVQDGNGLDANLPIALVPEYSAGWFGLPGLNGHRDGQDFSASFKLNSVAQTGNSVQVDAADAGLELRLTIELTDSGLVKTKADLTNTGSTPYMVDGLYLALPVPTEATELLDMTGRHIGERHPQRHAFTQGAHLRDNRRGRTGADATLLLLAGTEGFGFRTGEIWGVHTAWSGNHRSYAERGMSGYGVIGGGELLLPGEGRLEPNGTYSTPWIYGSYGVGLDQVSHRFHEYLRARPNHPRTERPVVLNTWEAVYFDLDLDKLKALADAAAEVGAERFVLDDGWFRGRRDDHAGLGDWYVDEGIWPKGLHPLVDHVKSLGLQFGLWVEPEMVNPDSDLAREHPDWILAAGDRTPPTARHQQGLNLGIPAAYDYILERLDSILSEYDIAYLKWDHNRDFVDGGNQHTGTAGIHAQTAAVYRLIDELKRRHPGLEIESCSSGGARVDLGILERTDRIWGSDSNDALERQTIQRYTQLLLPPELIGCHVGPPRAHTTGRTQTLSFRAITALFGHFGIEWDIASASAEERQELKGWVALHKELRPLLHSGRVVRADRGPADVLVHGVVAQDGSRAVFSVVQTQQSVTSAVGRVRLPGLDPRRTYRVGKVATPGPESRSAAWSADGGTVELNGAALASVGVLMPAQWPESAILLDVTAIG, from the coding sequence GTGTCGAACATCGAGATTCTGCAGCTCCGGGCTTCCGGCGTCAGCCTGGTCCTGGATTGCTCCGGTCCGGCCCTCCCGTCCGTCCTGCACTGGGGTGCGGATCTCGGCGAGCTGACCGGGGACGCTCTGCTGGAACTGCGGCGCGGCGCCGGTGCGGTCCAGGACGGCAACGGCCTCGACGCCAACCTCCCGATCGCGCTGGTGCCGGAGTACTCGGCCGGCTGGTTCGGCCTCCCCGGCCTGAACGGGCACCGCGACGGCCAGGACTTCTCCGCGAGCTTCAAGCTGAACAGCGTCGCGCAGACCGGCAACTCCGTGCAGGTCGACGCCGCCGACGCCGGTCTGGAGCTCCGGCTGACGATCGAGCTCACCGACTCGGGCCTGGTGAAGACCAAGGCCGACCTGACCAACACCGGCTCGACGCCCTACATGGTCGACGGCCTGTACCTCGCGCTGCCGGTCCCCACCGAGGCCACCGAACTGCTCGACATGACCGGCCGCCACATCGGCGAGCGGCACCCGCAGCGGCACGCGTTCACGCAGGGCGCGCACCTCCGCGACAACCGCCGCGGCCGCACCGGCGCCGACGCGACCCTGCTGCTGCTTGCCGGCACCGAGGGCTTCGGCTTCCGCACCGGCGAGATCTGGGGCGTGCACACCGCCTGGAGCGGCAACCACCGGTCGTACGCCGAACGCGGCATGAGCGGGTACGGCGTGATCGGCGGCGGCGAGCTGCTGCTGCCGGGCGAGGGCCGCCTCGAGCCGAACGGCACCTACAGCACCCCGTGGATCTACGGCTCGTACGGCGTCGGCCTCGACCAGGTCTCGCACCGCTTCCACGAGTACCTGCGCGCGCGGCCGAACCACCCGCGGACCGAGCGTCCCGTCGTACTGAACACCTGGGAGGCCGTGTACTTCGACCTCGACCTCGACAAGCTGAAGGCGCTCGCGGACGCGGCCGCCGAGGTCGGGGCCGAGCGGTTCGTGCTGGACGACGGCTGGTTCCGCGGCCGCCGCGACGACCACGCCGGGCTCGGCGACTGGTACGTCGACGAGGGCATCTGGCCGAAGGGCCTGCACCCGCTGGTCGACCACGTGAAGAGCCTCGGCCTGCAGTTCGGGCTGTGGGTCGAGCCGGAGATGGTGAACCCGGACTCCGACCTGGCCCGCGAGCACCCGGACTGGATCCTCGCAGCCGGCGACCGGACCCCGCCGACCGCACGCCACCAGCAGGGCCTGAACCTCGGGATCCCGGCGGCGTACGACTACATCCTCGAGCGGCTGGACAGCATCCTGTCCGAGTACGACATCGCGTACCTGAAGTGGGACCACAACCGCGACTTCGTTGACGGCGGCAACCAGCACACCGGGACCGCGGGCATCCACGCGCAGACCGCCGCGGTGTACCGGCTGATCGACGAGCTGAAGCGCCGGCACCCGGGCCTGGAGATCGAGTCCTGCTCGTCGGGCGGCGCGCGCGTCGACCTCGGCATCCTGGAGCGCACCGACCGGATCTGGGGCAGCGACAGCAACGACGCGCTGGAGCGGCAGACCATCCAGCGGTACACGCAGCTGCTGCTGCCGCCGGAGCTGATCGGCTGCCACGTCGGCCCGCCGCGGGCGCACACCACCGGCCGCACGCAGACGCTGTCGTTCCGCGCGATCACCGCGCTGTTCGGGCACTTCGGCATCGAGTGGGACATCGCCTCGGCGAGCGCCGAGGAGCGCCAGGAACTCAAGGGTTGGGTCGCGCTGCACAAGGAGCTGCGGCCGTTGCTGCACTCCGGTCGCGTGGTCCGCGCCGACCGCGGCCCGGCGGACGTGCTGGTCCACGGTGTCGTCGCGCAGGACGGCTCGCGCGCGGTGTTCAGCGTCGTACAGACACAGCAGTCGGTGACGTCGGCCGTCGGGCGGGTCCGCCTGCCCGGGCTCGACCCGCGGCGCACGTACCGCGTCGGCAAGGTCGCGACACCCGGGCCCGAGTCGCGGTCCGCGGCCTGGTCGGCCGACGGTGGAACCGTGGAGCTGAACGGCGCCGCCCTCGCCTCGGTCGGTGTGCTGATGCCCGCGCAGTGGCCCGAGAGCGCGATCTTGCTGGACGTGACAGCGATCGGGTAA
- a CDS encoding nucleotidyltransferase domain-containing protein, which produces MTRDMRQLDYAELRTIMGEQPYPLLFATVSGAHLYGFPSRDSDVDLRGVHVLPAAEVVGLRTGPDTLDRTWFENEAEVDLVTHDLAKFARLMLRRNGYVLEQVLSPLVVVSTPEHEELVALAGGCITKWHAHHYRGFAKTQWEFFEKKGELKPLLYTFRVLLTGIHLMRTGEVQADLRELDAGPSYLPELMAAKAEAEHAPLDGPTREQLAADVLRLHGVLDEAEAVTGLPDRPAAEPGLHELLVRARLSR; this is translated from the coding sequence GTGACGCGTGACATGCGGCAGCTCGACTACGCGGAGCTGCGGACGATCATGGGGGAGCAGCCCTACCCGCTGCTGTTCGCAACGGTCTCCGGCGCGCACCTGTACGGCTTCCCGTCCCGCGACTCCGACGTCGACCTGCGCGGCGTACATGTCCTGCCTGCCGCCGAGGTGGTCGGCCTCCGCACCGGCCCGGACACCCTCGACCGCACCTGGTTCGAGAACGAGGCCGAGGTCGACCTGGTCACCCACGACCTGGCCAAGTTCGCCCGCCTGATGCTCCGCCGCAACGGCTACGTCCTCGAGCAGGTGCTCTCGCCGCTGGTCGTCGTCAGTACGCCGGAACACGAGGAACTCGTCGCACTCGCCGGCGGCTGCATCACCAAATGGCACGCGCACCACTATCGCGGTTTCGCGAAGACGCAGTGGGAGTTCTTCGAGAAGAAGGGCGAGCTGAAGCCGCTGTTGTACACCTTCCGGGTGCTCCTGACCGGGATCCACCTAATGCGGACCGGCGAGGTCCAGGCGGATCTGCGCGAACTCGACGCCGGGCCGTCGTACCTGCCTGAGCTGATGGCGGCCAAGGCCGAGGCCGAACATGCGCCGCTGGACGGGCCGACCCGGGAACAGCTCGCCGCGGACGTGCTGCGGCTGCACGGCGTGCTCGATGAGGCCGAGGCAGTGACCGGCCTGCCGGACCGGCCGGCCGCTGAACCCGGGCTGCACGAGCTGCTCGTCCGGGCGCGGCTCAGCCGCTGA
- a CDS encoding nucleotidyltransferase domain-containing protein — protein MSVQGPQLPVGMQVVIRVAAPDDQGGTAQRGATGRVAGITADGRYTVRLVDGRETVARRDQLSLRTAYQDEAIELDQPDGDRLVREHTIYAAVVGSRAFGLDTDQSDTDTRGVYVAPTEAFWSLAKPPTHVDGPEPEWFSWEVERFCELALKSNPNLLEVLHSPLVVRQTDLGTELVGLRKAFLSQLAYQTYSGYVLSQFKKLETDFRRDGTPKWKHVMHLIRLLLSARELLLEATLVVDVGPHRERLLAVKRGELPWDEVERWRLQLHEELDQALQRTVLPATPDVATVDEWLRSVRRRSLGDA, from the coding sequence GTGTCAGTCCAGGGACCGCAGTTGCCGGTGGGCATGCAGGTGGTGATCCGCGTCGCCGCGCCCGACGACCAGGGCGGTACGGCGCAGCGCGGCGCCACCGGGCGCGTGGCCGGCATCACCGCCGACGGCCGCTACACGGTCCGTCTCGTCGACGGCCGGGAGACCGTCGCGCGGCGGGACCAGCTCAGCCTGCGGACGGCATACCAGGACGAGGCGATCGAACTCGACCAGCCCGACGGCGACCGGCTGGTCCGCGAGCACACGATCTACGCCGCGGTCGTCGGGTCGCGCGCGTTCGGCCTGGACACCGACCAGTCGGACACCGACACCCGCGGGGTGTACGTCGCCCCGACCGAGGCGTTCTGGTCGCTCGCGAAGCCGCCGACGCACGTCGACGGGCCGGAGCCCGAGTGGTTCTCGTGGGAGGTCGAGCGGTTCTGCGAGCTCGCCCTGAAGTCGAACCCGAACCTGCTCGAGGTCCTGCACTCGCCGCTCGTGGTCCGCCAGACGGATCTCGGCACGGAGCTCGTCGGCCTGCGCAAGGCGTTCCTGTCCCAGCTGGCCTACCAGACGTACTCCGGTTACGTGCTCAGCCAGTTCAAGAAGCTCGAGACGGACTTCCGCCGCGACGGTACGCCGAAGTGGAAGCACGTCATGCACCTGATCAGGCTGTTGCTCTCGGCCCGCGAGCTGTTGCTGGAGGCAACCCTCGTCGTCGATGTCGGCCCGCATCGCGAACGTCTGCTCGCGGTCAAGCGCGGCGAGCTCCCGTGGGACGAGGTCGAGCGCTGGCGCCTGCAACTGCACGAGGAACTCGACCAGGCCCTGCAGCGCACGGTCCTTCCGGCCACGCCGGACGTCGCGACCGTCGACGAGTGGCTGCGTTCGGTACGGCGAAGGAGTCTCGGTGACGCGTGA
- a CDS encoding helix-turn-helix domain-containing protein, with protein sequence MQYVEEPEKLRLALSPIRRRLLELLREPSSATQLAATLDLPRQRVNYHLRELEKAGLVELVEERRRRGLTERILRASAAVVVDPAVMGMAFTQIQDQYAAEHLVEVAAGTVRDVARMQSAADADGKRLLTFTVEAEVRFAEPGDVHRFTDALTAAVRRVVEEFDSEGGRPYRLIAGGHPAPRRTEGET encoded by the coding sequence ATGCAGTACGTCGAGGAACCCGAGAAGCTGCGGCTGGCACTGTCGCCGATCCGGCGGCGGCTGCTCGAGTTGCTCCGGGAGCCCTCGTCGGCGACGCAGCTCGCGGCGACGCTCGACCTGCCGCGGCAGCGGGTGAACTACCACCTCCGCGAGCTGGAGAAGGCCGGCCTCGTCGAGCTCGTCGAGGAGCGCCGGCGGCGCGGGCTGACCGAGCGCATCCTGCGCGCCTCGGCGGCGGTGGTGGTCGATCCGGCGGTGATGGGCATGGCGTTCACGCAGATCCAGGACCAGTACGCCGCCGAGCACCTGGTCGAGGTCGCCGCCGGGACCGTGCGGGACGTGGCGCGGATGCAGAGCGCCGCGGACGCGGACGGGAAGCGGCTGCTGACGTTCACGGTGGAGGCCGAGGTGCGGTTCGCGGAGCCGGGCGACGTGCACCGGTTCACCGACGCGCTGACCGCGGCCGTACGCCGGGTGGTGGAGGAGTTCGACAGCGAGGGCGGGCGGCCGTACCGGCTGATCGCGGGCGGTCACCCCGCACCCCGCCGTACCGAAGGAGAGACATGA